One stretch of Thalassophryne amazonica chromosome 19, fThaAma1.1, whole genome shotgun sequence DNA includes these proteins:
- the commd8 gene encoding COMM domain-containing protein 8, translating into MMLLNRLRPAESTQLCHRVVDGICGREPPGRLDYSATWSLEEWLDLHNSLSGLFCLAVGNNLSDEEVLSELSHMGQDYAEAVLSVLRARQEEIRRALVEKTNSISSATLQDFDWQLKLALSSDKLSSLQSPLLSVTLDVRDGGAVRPVSMEMDREELSTLITSLEAANKVVLQLK; encoded by the exons ATGATGCTGCTGAACAGACTGCGTCCTGCAGAGAGTACACAA CTGTGCCACAGGGTGGTGGACGGGATCTGTGGCCGGGAACCTCCAGGCAGGCTGGATTACAGCGCCACCTGGAGCCTGGAGGAGTGGCTGGACCTGCACAATTCACTAAGTGGCCTCTTCTGCCTGGCTGTGGGGAACAACCTCTCAGATGAAGAG GTTCTGTCAGAACTGTCTCACATGGGTCAGGACTACGCAGAAGCTGTGCTGAGCGTGCTCAGAGCCAGACAGGAGGAGATCCGCCGCGCTCTGGTGGAGAAAACCAACTCCATCTCCAGTGCTACTCTGCAGGACTTTGACTGGCAGCTGAAG TTGGCCTTGTCCAGTGATAAGTTGTCGTCTCTGCAGTCTCCGTTGCTGAGCGTCACTCTGGATGTCAGAGACGGTGGCGCCGTCCGGCCTGTCAGCATGGAGATGGACAGGGAGGAGCTCAGCACGCTCATCACATCACTGGAAGCTGCTAACAAG GTGGTGCTACAGCTGAAATGA